The genomic DNA TTTTCAGCACGCTCCCGGCGCCGCCGCACCCAGCGCTGGCCCGCAAGTCTGGGCGCGTTACATGCACGGCGAAGAGCCCGACAAGGAAGGCACCGTCAAGTTCGCCTCCTTCACGCTGCTGGGGCAGGACTTCGGCACCATGGATTCCGCCCGAAT from Phosphitispora fastidiosa includes the following:
- a CDS encoding VOC family protein encodes the protein FQHAPGAAAPSAGPQVWARYMHGEEPDKEGTVKFASFTLLGQDFGTMDSARMHNFQFNEAISLMIPCDTQEEIDYFWGKLSANPKAEQCGWLK